The proteins below are encoded in one region of Pleuronectes platessa chromosome 12, fPlePla1.1, whole genome shotgun sequence:
- the grem2a gene encoding gremlin-2 — protein sequence MLWRITIPVILAGVLCITAETKKLRPQGSIPSPHKTKGNLSSERNHRLLQQKPEVLSSSREALVVTERRYLRRDWCKTQPLRQTVSEEGCRSRTVVNRFCYGQCNSFYIPRHMGPSSGQGQGRGQASGSGRKKHNKAQEPFQSCSFCRPHRITQLTVQLDCPDLQPPFRHRKVQRVKQCRCMSVEVSSHGKL from the coding sequence ATGCTGTGGAGAATAACTATCCCAGTCATACTGGCTGGCGTGCTCTGCATCACCGCCGAGACCAAGAAGCTTCGGCCCCAGGGATCCATCCCGTCCCCGCACAAGACCAAAGGGAACCTGTCCTCAGAGCGGAACCACCGGCTACTGCAGCAGAAACCAGAGGTGTTGTCCTCCAGCAGAGAGGCCCTGGTGGTGACGGAGCGCCGCTACCTCCGCAGAGACTGGTGCAAGACCCAACCGCTCCGCCAGACGGTCAGCGAGGAGGGCTGCCGCAGTCGCACTGTGGTCAACCGCTTTTGCTACGGCCAGTGCAACTCCTTCTACATCCCCCGCCACATGGGCCCGAGCTCCGGGCAGGGCCAGGGCCGCGGCCAGGCCTCAGGGTCCggaaggaaaaaacacaacaaggcCCAGGAGCCGTTCCAGTCCTGCTCCTTCTGCAGGCCGCACCGCATCACGCAGCTCACGGTGCAGCTGGACTGTCCGGACCTGCAGCCGCCGTTCAGGCACCGCAAGGTGCAGCGGGTCAAACAGTGTCGCTGCATGTCTGTGGAAGTGAGCAGCCACGGGAAACTGTGA